One Streptomyces sp. NBC_00102 DNA segment encodes these proteins:
- a CDS encoding fibronectin type III domain-containing protein, which yields MKGGSAVQRPPTRVVSTCSAVLLLSLLTGCGGSARAADTQAPTTPQGVTAQSSSATSAHVMWEPSTDDEAVTGYEIYRGATRVKAVPAAKHMIDVDGLTASTDYTFTVRARDAAGNLSAAGPGVSVTTQPTPPDDREAPTEPGGLRATAVGTDSATLSWKPATDDVGVSSYDVYQEDSRIHSVSGTVTSARLTGLRPGTVYTFTVRARDASDKSSADSRSVDITTESVPGAPASTAPTGLRTETKGKPGDYVVTLTWDQPEVGGAIPAYELHLDGKPTTTIVWGGTPPKGRATYELTLTEPKGTRHSVKVRAKLPDGTWGDFSAQRTLVLGG from the coding sequence ATGAAAGGCGGCAGCGCCGTGCAACGTCCCCCCACGCGTGTCGTGTCGACCTGTTCCGCAGTGCTCCTCCTCTCCCTCCTCACCGGCTGCGGCGGTTCGGCGCGGGCGGCCGACACCCAGGCGCCCACCACCCCCCAGGGCGTGACCGCCCAGTCGAGCAGCGCCACCTCCGCGCACGTGATGTGGGAGCCCTCCACCGACGACGAGGCGGTCACCGGATACGAGATCTACCGCGGTGCCACCCGCGTGAAGGCCGTCCCCGCGGCCAAGCACATGATCGACGTCGACGGGCTCACCGCGTCCACCGACTACACCTTCACCGTCCGCGCCCGCGACGCGGCCGGAAACCTCTCCGCGGCCGGCCCCGGGGTGTCCGTCACCACCCAGCCCACCCCGCCCGACGACCGCGAGGCGCCGACCGAACCCGGAGGGCTCCGTGCCACCGCGGTCGGCACCGACAGCGCGACCCTGTCCTGGAAACCCGCGACCGACGACGTCGGCGTCTCCTCGTACGACGTCTACCAGGAGGACTCCCGCATCCACAGCGTCTCCGGCACCGTGACCAGCGCCCGGCTGACCGGCCTGCGCCCCGGAACCGTCTACACCTTCACCGTCCGGGCCCGCGACGCCTCGGACAAGTCCTCGGCCGACAGCCGGTCCGTCGACATCACCACCGAGTCCGTCCCCGGCGCCCCCGCGAGCACGGCCCCCACCGGTCTGCGCACGGAGACGAAGGGCAAGCCCGGCGACTACGTCGTGACACTCACCTGGGACCAGCCCGAGGTGGGCGGAGCGATCCCCGCCTACGAACTCCACCTCGACGGCAAACCCACCACCACGATCGTCTGGGGCGGCACGCCTCCGAAGGGCCGCGCCACCTACGAACTGACGCTCACAGAGCCGAAGGGCACCCGGCACTCCGTCAAGGTCCGGGCCAAGCTCCCCGATGGCACATGGGGCGACTTCTCCGCGCAGCGCACCCTCGTACTCGGCGGCTGA
- a CDS encoding M20/M25/M40 family metallo-hydrolase gives MDLSTRVDALMNGLTADLERLTAIPSIAFPGFPPEPVLAAHDLVVELLRGAGVTRIDRLDLPDTAPVIVAEVPPPTPDAPTVLLYGHYDVQPPGEASLWRSPPFEPTLLDGGGGLRARGVADDKANVIVHLGVLRAFGGAPPVGLKIVLEGQEEYGSAFDEYPPTDPDRFACDAMVIADLGNIRPGSPTLTTGLRGAAEVVVEVRTLAEPRHSGEFGGAAPDALLALLTALSTLHDVHGDVAVEGLRREEWTGTTFTEEEFRSLAGVLDGVPLTGSGSLGERLWSGPAITVIGIDAPSVDHAASAVVPYARAKLNLRFHPLQDPREARGLLVTHLEALRPFGIPLTVIAGDTGPGFEARTDGPAYRAALTALREGWGEEPAYIASGGSIPLVNGLARAVPGAEVLLFGAQDNMCNLHAPNERVLFSELRSAVIAEAAFLREFAAGHRAGGTA, from the coding sequence ATGGACCTGAGCACCCGGGTCGACGCGCTGATGAACGGTCTGACCGCCGACCTGGAACGGCTGACCGCCATTCCCTCCATCGCCTTCCCCGGCTTCCCGCCCGAACCGGTCCTGGCGGCCCACGACCTCGTGGTGGAACTGCTGCGCGGGGCCGGCGTCACGCGGATCGACCGGCTGGACCTCCCCGACACCGCGCCGGTCATCGTGGCCGAAGTGCCCCCGCCCACCCCCGACGCGCCCACCGTCCTCCTCTACGGGCACTACGACGTCCAGCCCCCGGGCGAGGCGAGCCTCTGGCGGTCGCCCCCCTTCGAGCCCACCCTCCTCGACGGCGGAGGCGGCCTCAGGGCCCGCGGTGTCGCCGACGACAAGGCCAACGTCATCGTCCACCTCGGCGTGCTGAGAGCGTTCGGCGGTGCGCCCCCGGTCGGGCTGAAGATCGTCCTGGAAGGCCAGGAGGAGTACGGCAGCGCCTTCGACGAGTACCCGCCCACCGACCCGGACCGCTTCGCCTGCGACGCCATGGTCATCGCGGACCTCGGCAACATCCGCCCCGGCAGCCCCACCCTCACCACGGGACTGCGCGGTGCGGCAGAGGTCGTGGTCGAAGTCCGTACCCTTGCCGAGCCGCGGCACAGCGGCGAGTTCGGCGGCGCCGCCCCGGATGCCCTGCTGGCGCTGCTCACCGCGCTCTCCACCCTGCACGACGTGCACGGCGACGTGGCCGTGGAGGGACTGCGGCGGGAGGAGTGGACCGGCACCACCTTCACCGAGGAGGAGTTCCGCTCCCTCGCCGGGGTGCTCGACGGAGTACCCCTGACGGGATCGGGCAGCCTCGGCGAACGGCTCTGGAGCGGACCGGCGATCACCGTCATCGGCATCGACGCCCCGAGCGTCGACCACGCCGCCTCGGCCGTGGTGCCCTACGCGCGCGCCAAGCTGAACCTCCGGTTCCACCCGCTCCAGGACCCGCGCGAGGCGAGGGGACTCCTCGTCACCCACCTGGAGGCACTGCGCCCGTTCGGAATCCCGCTCACCGTCATCGCCGGGGACACCGGCCCCGGCTTCGAGGCCAGGACCGACGGCCCGGCTTACCGGGCGGCCCTCACCGCACTGCGCGAGGGATGGGGCGAGGAACCCGCGTACATCGCCAGTGGAGGATCGATCCCCCTCGTCAACGGGCTGGCCAGGGCCGTGCCGGGGGCGGAGGTACTGCTCTTCGGGGCCCAGGACAACATGTGCAACCTGCACGCCCCGAACGAACGCGTACTCTTCTCCGAACTCCGGTCGGCGGTGATCGCCGAAGCCGCCTTCCTGCGCGAGTTCGCCGCCGGCCACCGGGCCGGAGGCACGGCGTGA
- a CDS encoding YfcC family protein — translation MTILALVTLAVWALAFLIPSGAYDRDAEGAPVQGTYHRVPSGQSFVDRLNDLFLSPVNGLYGIRDAETGQVGPDLAGELYGSAGVFLFVIAIGAFITVVFATGALDRGIGRLAHRLRERGALLIAGVMVVFSLLGTVEGFAEETLGFYGLIVPLMLALGYDRVVATGTIILGAGIGVLCSTVNPFATGVASSAADISLGDGIVLRGLMWIVLTAVTIAYVVRYASRVRKDPARSLSGFLPGDREQSAAKTEEPPPLTPLHQLILVLVGLTFAFMIFSVVPWAGAITGDADATPYGFELGWSFPQLAALFIVAAVVVGVVARFGEQKLSATIVQGAADFISPALVIVLARGVTVIMNNSQITDTVLHSIEGAVSGVSSGLFAVVVFIVNLPLAFLIPSTSGHATLAMPILAPLADFAGVSRAVVVTAWQAASGWMNLWVPTTAVTIGGIALAKIGYDTYLRFVWPLLAILFVLICGFVALGAVWT, via the coding sequence CTGACGATTCTCGCCCTGGTGACCCTCGCCGTCTGGGCCCTCGCCTTCCTCATCCCCTCGGGGGCGTACGACCGCGACGCCGAAGGCGCCCCGGTCCAGGGCACCTACCACCGGGTCCCGTCCGGCCAGAGCTTCGTGGACCGGCTCAACGACCTCTTCCTCTCGCCCGTCAACGGCCTGTACGGAATCCGGGACGCCGAGACCGGACAGGTCGGGCCCGATCTGGCCGGCGAACTGTACGGCAGCGCGGGCGTGTTCCTCTTCGTCATCGCGATCGGCGCGTTCATCACCGTCGTCTTCGCCACCGGAGCCCTCGACCGGGGCATCGGCCGGCTCGCCCACCGGCTCCGCGAGCGCGGCGCGCTGCTCATCGCCGGGGTGATGGTGGTCTTCTCCCTGCTCGGCACGGTGGAGGGCTTCGCCGAGGAAACCCTGGGCTTCTACGGGCTGATCGTGCCGTTGATGCTCGCCCTCGGCTACGACCGCGTGGTCGCCACCGGCACCATCATCCTCGGCGCCGGAATCGGTGTGCTCTGCTCCACCGTCAACCCCTTCGCCACCGGCGTCGCCTCCTCCGCCGCCGACATCTCCCTCGGCGACGGCATCGTGCTGCGCGGGCTGATGTGGATCGTCCTGACGGCCGTCACCATCGCCTACGTCGTCCGCTACGCCTCCCGGGTACGCAAGGACCCCGCACGCTCCCTCTCCGGGTTCCTGCCCGGTGACCGCGAGCAGTCGGCGGCGAAAACCGAGGAACCGCCTCCGCTGACCCCGCTGCACCAGCTCATCCTGGTCCTCGTCGGACTCACCTTCGCCTTCATGATCTTCTCCGTGGTGCCGTGGGCCGGCGCCATCACCGGGGACGCCGACGCCACCCCGTACGGCTTCGAGCTCGGCTGGTCCTTCCCGCAGCTGGCCGCGCTCTTCATCGTCGCGGCGGTGGTCGTCGGCGTGGTGGCACGGTTCGGCGAACAGAAGCTCAGCGCGACGATCGTGCAGGGTGCCGCGGACTTCATCTCACCCGCGCTCGTCATCGTGCTGGCCCGCGGTGTCACCGTGATCATGAACAACTCGCAGATCACCGACACGGTGCTGCACTCCATCGAGGGCGCGGTGTCCGGGGTCTCGTCCGGCCTCTTCGCCGTCGTCGTGTTCATCGTCAACCTGCCCCTCGCATTCCTGATCCCCTCCACTTCCGGGCACGCCACCCTCGCGATGCCGATCCTCGCGCCCCTCGCCGACTTCGCGGGCGTCTCACGCGCCGTGGTGGTGACGGCCTGGCAGGCGGCCAGCGGCTGGATGAACCTCTGGGTACCGACGACCGCCGTCACCATCGGTGGCATCGCGCTGGCGAAGATCGGCTACGACACGTACCTGCGCTTCGTCTGGCCGCTGCTGGCGATCCTTTTCGTTCTGATCTGTGGATTCGTCGCACTCGGCGCGGTGTGGACCTGA
- a CDS encoding VCBS repeat-containing protein has product MPNPAVPGTRRSRKMATSAAIVCAGLLVSGSMTITAHAAGNDAATPGTVTVPHTTTTRHTFTIPGRENAVAPAPNNPMARSAVVATAAQRADFDGDGTGDFAYRLDSGDVWTDWGYSAADAISGENGQVKDLLLPGDMTGDGKPDLLTVTPTGSLRLHNGADATSEGGLSSYTTLSTGWQAYNKLVVAGDLNHDGAPDLLARSTAGLFLFPGTGTNFGKGIQVGGAGWSQFDQLVGADDLTGDGVADLVARNSTGLFVFPGNGKNNAYPFKAQIKIGGTGWLQYNQITGGTDYNGNGTADLMVRGYDGKVSFYDGKGNGFFQDRETSGSGWGDVTQFAGAGNNAAWGKSGIFARTSNGTLYYYQGTGLGKLSAKYLQGTGWDRSASRLTHSVALRSDGWSSLIAHSTYDGHLYNVANYAENDNFLAAGSKSYNLVVGPGDLNGDGKSDLIARSSTALYFYAGNGDGLSMKGRVQVGGSGWSQYNKLVGAGDFNRDGRADLLARSSAGLFFYPGTGKAAAPFGARIQVGGAGWSQYSSLASPADINGDGISDLLASNSKGQLFFYAGTGVAKTPFKARVQIGSGGWNQYPDLG; this is encoded by the coding sequence ATGCCCAACCCCGCAGTACCCGGGACCCGTCGGTCCCGGAAGATGGCCACCTCGGCAGCGATAGTCTGCGCCGGTCTCCTGGTCAGCGGTTCGATGACGATCACCGCACACGCGGCCGGAAACGACGCCGCGACTCCCGGCACGGTCACCGTGCCGCACACCACCACCACACGCCACACCTTCACCATCCCGGGCCGCGAGAACGCGGTCGCTCCGGCGCCCAACAACCCGATGGCCCGTTCCGCGGTCGTCGCCACCGCTGCCCAGCGTGCCGACTTCGACGGTGACGGCACCGGCGACTTCGCGTACCGCTTGGACTCGGGAGACGTGTGGACCGACTGGGGGTACAGCGCCGCCGACGCCATCTCCGGTGAGAACGGCCAGGTCAAGGACCTGCTGCTGCCGGGCGACATGACCGGCGACGGCAAGCCCGACCTGCTGACGGTGACGCCCACCGGTTCGCTCCGGCTCCACAACGGCGCCGACGCGACCAGCGAAGGCGGTCTGAGCTCGTACACCACGCTCAGCACCGGCTGGCAGGCGTACAACAAGCTCGTCGTCGCCGGTGACCTGAACCACGACGGCGCGCCCGACCTGCTCGCCCGCAGCACCGCCGGGCTGTTCCTCTTCCCGGGTACGGGAACGAACTTCGGCAAGGGCATCCAGGTCGGCGGTGCCGGATGGAGCCAGTTCGACCAGCTGGTCGGCGCGGACGACCTCACCGGTGACGGTGTGGCCGACCTCGTGGCCCGCAACTCCACCGGGCTCTTCGTGTTTCCGGGCAACGGCAAGAACAACGCCTACCCGTTCAAGGCCCAGATCAAGATCGGTGGAACCGGCTGGCTGCAGTACAACCAGATCACCGGCGGCACCGACTACAACGGCAACGGCACCGCCGACCTCATGGTCCGCGGCTACGACGGCAAGGTGTCCTTCTACGACGGCAAGGGCAACGGGTTCTTCCAGGACCGCGAGACGTCCGGTTCCGGTTGGGGCGACGTCACCCAGTTCGCCGGCGCCGGCAACAACGCGGCATGGGGCAAGTCCGGCATCTTCGCCCGGACGAGCAACGGCACCCTGTACTACTACCAGGGCACCGGCCTCGGGAAGCTCTCGGCGAAGTACCTCCAGGGCACGGGCTGGGACCGCTCCGCCTCGCGCCTCACCCACAGCGTCGCGCTCCGGTCCGACGGGTGGTCCAGCCTGATCGCGCACAGCACGTACGACGGCCACCTGTACAACGTGGCCAATTACGCGGAGAACGACAACTTCCTGGCGGCCGGTTCGAAGTCGTACAACCTGGTCGTCGGCCCCGGCGACCTCAACGGTGACGGCAAGAGCGACCTGATCGCCCGCAGCTCCACCGCGCTGTACTTCTACGCCGGCAACGGCGACGGCCTCTCCATGAAGGGCCGTGTCCAGGTCGGCGGCAGCGGCTGGAGCCAGTACAACAAGCTGGTCGGCGCCGGTGACTTCAACCGCGACGGCCGCGCGGACCTCCTCGCCCGCAGCTCCGCCGGACTGTTCTTCTACCCCGGCACCGGCAAGGCGGCCGCGCCGTTCGGCGCCCGTATCCAGGTCGGCGGCGCCGGCTGGAGCCAGTACTCCAGCCTGGCCTCCCCCGCCGACATCAACGGCGACGGCATCAGCGACCTCCTGGCGTCCAACTCCAAGGGCCAGCTGTTCTTCTACGCGGGCACCGGAGTCGCCAAGACCCCGTTCAAGGCCCGCGTCCAGATCGGCAGCGGGGGCTGGAACCAGTACCCCGACCTGGGCTGA
- a CDS encoding DUF397 domain-containing protein produces the protein MNVHVTTDGSDAELHWFKSSHSGAEGGDCLEVATSPGTVHVRDSKQPTGPVLTMAPGAWAAFVAATAGD, from the coding sequence ATGAACGTCCACGTCACCACAGACGGCTCCGACGCGGAGCTGCACTGGTTCAAGAGCAGCCACAGCGGTGCCGAAGGCGGAGACTGTCTTGAGGTGGCCACCTCCCCCGGCACCGTCCACGTGCGTGACTCCAAGCAGCCCACCGGGCCCGTCCTCACCATGGCCCCGGGCGCCTGGGCCGCGTTCGTCGCCGCAACCGCAGGCGACTGA
- a CDS encoding DUF397 domain-containing protein, whose product MNVHVTTGGSDAGLRWNKSSHSGAEGGQCLEVATSPGTVHVRDSKQHTGPTLTLTPGAWAAFVADAARD is encoded by the coding sequence ATGAACGTCCACGTCACCACCGGTGGTTCCGACGCAGGGCTGCGCTGGAACAAGAGCAGCCACAGCGGCGCCGAAGGCGGGCAATGTCTTGAGGTTGCCACCTCCCCCGGCACCGTCCACGTGCGTGACTCCAAACAGCACACCGGCCCCACCCTCACCCTGACCCCGGGCGCCTGGGCCGCGTTCGTCGCTGACGCCGCACGCGACTGA
- a CDS encoding helix-turn-helix transcriptional regulator gives MPEEQQPHEAHESGTGILAVVGRQLKLLRVAAGLERAQLGALTGYSASTIAAFEQGRRVPPPKFIDQADDILRAHGLLSTSKEEVARAQYPAFFRDAARIEAEAAELSVYDTVVINGLLQTEEYTRALLKERRPLLDEATIDQRVAARQARQEIFPRWPAPLLSFVMEEYVVTRGLGGREVRRGQLEHLLLTGQKRNVEIQVMPADREDNAGVDGPFTVLIPQHGEPVGYLEVQGRSTLVTERREVRALAARYGIIRAQALTPRESLAFIEKQLGEV, from the coding sequence ATGCCGGAAGAGCAGCAACCGCATGAGGCGCACGAGAGCGGGACGGGCATCCTGGCCGTCGTCGGACGCCAGTTGAAACTGCTCCGCGTGGCCGCCGGCCTTGAACGGGCCCAGCTCGGCGCCCTCACGGGTTACTCCGCCTCCACCATCGCCGCATTCGAACAGGGGCGGCGGGTGCCCCCGCCGAAGTTCATCGACCAGGCGGACGACATCCTGCGGGCTCACGGCCTGCTGAGCACCAGCAAGGAGGAGGTGGCCCGAGCCCAGTACCCGGCCTTCTTCCGGGACGCCGCCAGGATCGAGGCGGAGGCGGCAGAGCTCTCCGTGTACGACACCGTGGTGATCAACGGCCTCCTCCAGACGGAGGAGTACACCCGTGCGCTGCTGAAGGAGCGGCGCCCGTTGCTCGACGAGGCCACCATCGACCAGCGGGTCGCCGCACGGCAGGCGCGTCAGGAGATCTTTCCTCGCTGGCCGGCTCCCCTGCTCAGTTTCGTCATGGAGGAGTACGTCGTCACTCGGGGGCTGGGAGGCCGCGAGGTGCGGCGCGGACAGCTGGAACACCTGCTGCTGACCGGGCAGAAGCGCAATGTCGAGATCCAGGTGATGCCGGCGGACCGGGAGGACAACGCGGGCGTGGACGGTCCGTTCACCGTTCTCATCCCTCAACACGGCGAGCCGGTCGGCTATCTCGAAGTACAGGGCCGGAGCACACTGGTGACGGAGCGCAGAGAGGTCCGCGCTCTGGCGGCCCGCTATGGGATCATCCGAGCCCAGGCCCTCACCCCGCGTGAGTCCCTGGCCTTCATCGAGAAACAGCTGGGAGAGGTATGA
- a CDS encoding ATP-binding protein yields MNEAITSPVEMVETGAPVREFAMRFTSTPRGARLSRRLVSLRLHEWGHPWGSETNDTLSLIAAELTANAVRHGRVAGRDFHVRLTEGEDGTLRIEVTDTRTERCPSPGDPREPGLDEESGRGLLLVSRLAERWGVVPRSGAPGKTVWAEVYGEKGPPGTA; encoded by the coding sequence ATGAACGAAGCAATTACCTCTCCCGTGGAAATGGTTGAAACCGGCGCACCGGTGCGGGAGTTCGCCATGCGATTCACCTCGACACCGCGCGGCGCCCGTCTGTCCCGCCGTCTCGTGTCGCTCCGGCTCCACGAGTGGGGCCACCCCTGGGGTTCGGAGACGAACGACACCCTGTCGCTGATCGCCGCCGAGTTGACGGCGAACGCGGTGCGGCACGGGCGGGTGGCGGGACGGGACTTCCACGTGCGGCTCACCGAAGGGGAGGACGGCACCCTGCGGATCGAGGTGACGGACACCCGTACCGAGCGGTGTCCATCACCCGGCGATCCGCGCGAGCCGGGCCTCGACGAGGAGTCGGGCCGGGGGCTCCTCCTCGTCTCCCGGCTCGCGGAACGCTGGGGCGTCGTGCCCCGCTCGGGTGCGCCCGGCAAGACGGTGTGGGCGGAGGTGTACGGGGAGAAGGGCCCTCCCGGCACCGCCTGA
- the aceB gene encoding malate synthase A: MSVPAPSPLVIVDAEPLPRQEEVLTEAALAFVAELHRRFTPRRDELLARRAERRAEIARTSTLDFLPGTAGVRADDSWRVAPAPPALDDRRVEITGPTDRKMTINALNSGARIWLADFEDASAPTWENVVLGQLNLIDAYERRIDFTDPKSGKTYALRPAGELATVVTRPRGWHLDERHLQLDGTPVPGALVDFGLYFFHNAQRLIDLGKGPYFYLPKTESHLEARLWNDVFVFAQEYTGIPQGTVRATVLIETITAAYEMEEILYELRDHASGLNAGRWDYLFSIVKNFRDGGTKFVLPDRNAVTMTAPFMRAYTELLVRTCHKRGAHAIGGMAAFIPSRRDAEANKVAFEKVKADKDREAADGFDGSWVAHPDLVPIALASFDAVLGEKPNQKDRLREDVSVAAGDLIAVDSLDARPTYEGWRNAVAVGIRYIEAWLRGTGAVAIFGLMEDAATAEISRSQIWQWINADVVFENGEHATADLAREVAAEELATVRAEIGEEAFAAGRWQQAHDLLLQVALDTDYTEFLTLPAYEQLR, from the coding sequence ATGTCCGTACCGGCGCCCTCCCCGCTGGTCATCGTCGACGCCGAACCCCTGCCCCGGCAGGAGGAGGTGCTGACCGAGGCGGCCCTCGCGTTCGTGGCCGAGCTGCACCGGCGGTTCACCCCCCGCCGCGACGAGCTGCTCGCCCGCCGGGCCGAGCGCCGCGCGGAGATCGCCCGCACCTCCACCCTGGACTTCCTGCCCGGTACGGCCGGGGTCCGCGCCGACGACTCGTGGCGGGTGGCGCCCGCCCCGCCGGCTCTGGACGACCGCCGGGTGGAGATCACCGGGCCGACGGACCGGAAGATGACGATCAACGCGCTCAACTCCGGCGCCCGGATCTGGCTCGCCGACTTCGAGGACGCCTCGGCCCCCACCTGGGAGAACGTCGTCCTCGGGCAGCTCAATCTGATCGACGCCTACGAGCGCCGCATCGACTTCACCGACCCGAAGTCCGGGAAGACGTACGCCCTGCGGCCAGCCGGGGAGCTGGCGACCGTGGTCACCCGCCCGCGCGGCTGGCACCTGGACGAGCGTCATCTCCAGCTCGACGGGACCCCGGTACCCGGCGCGCTGGTCGACTTCGGCCTGTACTTCTTCCACAACGCCCAGCGGCTGATCGATCTCGGCAAGGGCCCGTACTTCTACCTCCCGAAGACCGAGTCCCACCTGGAGGCCCGCCTATGGAACGACGTCTTCGTCTTCGCCCAGGAGTACACCGGCATCCCGCAGGGCACGGTCCGCGCCACCGTCCTCATCGAGACGATCACCGCCGCCTACGAAATGGAGGAGATCCTCTACGAGTTGCGGGACCACGCCTCCGGCCTCAACGCCGGGCGCTGGGACTACCTCTTCTCCATCGTCAAGAACTTCCGTGACGGCGGTACGAAGTTCGTCCTGCCGGACCGCAACGCGGTCACGATGACCGCCCCGTTCATGCGCGCGTACACCGAACTCCTCGTCCGCACCTGCCACAAGAGGGGCGCGCACGCCATCGGCGGCATGGCGGCCTTCATCCCCTCGCGCCGGGACGCCGAGGCCAACAAGGTCGCGTTCGAGAAGGTCAAGGCGGACAAGGACCGCGAAGCCGCCGACGGCTTCGACGGCTCCTGGGTCGCCCACCCGGACCTGGTCCCGATCGCCCTCGCCTCCTTCGACGCGGTGCTCGGCGAGAAGCCGAACCAGAAGGACCGGCTCCGCGAGGACGTCTCGGTCGCGGCGGGCGACCTGATCGCCGTCGACAGCCTGGACGCCCGCCCCACGTACGAGGGTTGGCGCAACGCCGTCGCGGTCGGCATCCGCTACATCGAGGCGTGGCTGCGCGGCACGGGCGCGGTGGCCATCTTCGGCCTCATGGAGGACGCGGCGACGGCGGAGATCTCCCGCTCGCAGATCTGGCAGTGGATCAACGCGGACGTGGTCTTCGAGAACGGCGAACACGCCACCGCCGACCTGGCACGCGAGGTCGCCGCCGAAGAACTGGCCACCGTCCGCGCCGAGATCGGCGAGGAGGCCTTCGCGGCCGGCCGCTGGCAGCAGGCCCACGACCTGCTCCTCCAAGTGGCGCTGGACACCGACTACACGGAGTTCCTCACGCTGCCCGCGTACGAGCAGCTGCGCTGA
- a CDS encoding GNAT family N-acetyltransferase, with protein sequence MKQKAVPALTQITGVHEVSSDLRRQLVSCWIAVTNIGGAAGFPFPPVRDDDVEPAVDDLLGHLDPSRSRLLVARFGEDVAGWVLLRHDPFRLVAHWGSVHHLQTHPDFRGRGVGSALMRELRTVARDELGLEQLRLAARGKEGLEDFYGHLGWREAGRWPGALRLAPDDTRDEVLMLLDPL encoded by the coding sequence ATGAAACAGAAGGCCGTGCCCGCCCTCACACAGATCACCGGGGTGCACGAGGTCTCCTCCGACCTGAGGCGACAGCTCGTCAGCTGCTGGATCGCGGTCACGAACATCGGCGGAGCTGCGGGATTCCCCTTCCCGCCCGTCCGCGACGACGACGTCGAACCGGCCGTGGACGACCTTCTCGGTCATCTCGACCCATCGCGCAGCCGTCTCCTCGTCGCGAGGTTCGGGGAGGACGTCGCCGGATGGGTTCTCCTCAGGCACGATCCCTTCCGGCTCGTCGCGCACTGGGGGTCCGTCCACCACCTCCAGACCCATCCGGACTTCCGCGGCCGTGGTGTCGGCTCCGCTCTCATGCGGGAACTGCGGACGGTTGCCCGTGACGAGCTCGGGCTCGAACAACTGCGTCTCGCGGCCCGAGGGAAAGAAGGGCTGGAGGACTTCTACGGCCACCTCGGGTGGCGGGAGGCAGGCCGCTGGCCCGGCGCCCTGCGCCTCGCGCCCGACGACACCCGGGACGAGGTCCTGATGCTCCTTGATCCGCTCTGA
- a CDS encoding TetR/AcrR family transcriptional regulator — MGDSDRDGELDGRGGPDGQGAGRDAAGAAVPKRKDVRRNQQALLDAAGAVFVASGVDAPVRDIAAKAGVGLGTVYRHFPTRADLVIAVYRHQVDACAEAGPDLLAAGPTPRAALERWIGFFVDFLVTKHGLAAAMQGDRAGFETLHDYFLERLLPVCAELLDAAAASGEIRADIDAYHLMRGIGNLCIGSDEDPRYDARRLVALLVAGLRQPS, encoded by the coding sequence GTGGGCGACAGTGATCGGGACGGGGAGCTAGACGGTCGGGGCGGGCCGGACGGGCAGGGCGCGGGGCGGGACGCGGCGGGTGCGGCCGTACCCAAGCGCAAGGACGTCCGCCGCAACCAGCAGGCCCTGCTGGACGCGGCGGGGGCGGTCTTCGTCGCTTCGGGCGTGGACGCGCCGGTACGGGACATCGCGGCCAAGGCCGGTGTCGGCCTCGGCACGGTCTACCGCCACTTCCCCACCCGCGCGGACCTGGTCATCGCCGTCTACCGCCACCAGGTCGACGCCTGCGCCGAAGCCGGGCCGGACCTGCTGGCGGCCGGCCCGACACCCCGCGCCGCACTGGAGCGGTGGATCGGCTTCTTCGTCGACTTCCTGGTCACCAAGCACGGTCTGGCGGCCGCGATGCAGGGGGACAGGGCCGGCTTCGAGACGCTGCACGACTACTTCCTGGAGCGCCTCCTGCCGGTGTGCGCCGAACTCCTCGACGCGGCCGCCGCATCCGGCGAGATCCGTGCCGACATCGACGCGTACCACCTCATGCGCGGCATCGGGAACCTCTGCATCGGCTCCGACGAGGACCCCCGGTACGACGCTCGTCGGCTCGTCGCCCTCCTCGTCGCGGGGCTGCGGCAGCCGTCCTGA